The genomic region TAGATAGTGATGAATTAGATAAAGATTAAATAAAGGAAAAAATTATTGGTGGCAAAACAAAAATTAGTATATCGGCAATGCATCGTTACAAAAGTTGTTGTTTTACGAAGTGAGTTAATAAGAGTTGTTAAAACAAAACAAGAACAAGTTTTGGTTGATTTAAATTATTGTCTTGCTGGTAAAGGTGCTTATGTTAAGCGAGAAGTTGCTATTATTGAAAAAATGCAAAAAAAACAATTATTAGAAAAGATTTTTAAAACACAAATTGTTGATAATATTTATTTATTATTACTCAAAGTTGTAAAAGAACAGGAGCATAGTAATTAATTAGGGGTGGTGATTGTATGAAAAAAAGTAATCAAAGAAAAAAGCAAACAACAGTTATTAAAAATCAATTAAAAACAGGAAGTGATTCACATCTTGATAATGGGATTTTTATTTTTAGTGAACCATTATCAATTATTGAGTTTTCTAAAAAAACAAATATTCCTGTTGTGAAAATTATTAAATACTTTTTTAATAAAGGACAAATGTTAACGCAAAATCATTTTTTGAATGAAGAATTAATTGGTGAGTTATGTTTAGAATTTAGTTTAGATTTTAAAAAGGAAACTGTTATTACGCATCAAAATTTGTTAGAAAATTTAGATATTATTGATGATATTAATGATTTAAAAGAACGGCCACCAGTTGTGACCATTATGGGTCATGTTGATCATGGTAAAACAACTTTGTTAGATAATATTAGAAAATCTAAAATTACTGAGAAAGAATTTGGTGGTATAACGCAACATATTGGTGCTTATCAAATTAAAACAAAGGATAGTAAAATTATTACTTTTTTGGATACGCCTGGACATGAAGCATTTACGCAAATGCGTGCTCGGGGCGCTAAAGTTACTGATATTGTTGTATTAGTTGTTGCTAGTAATGATGGTGTTATGCCACAAACTAAAGAAGCAATTGATCATGCTAAAGCTGCTAATGTGCCAATTATTGTGTTTGTTAATAAGATGGATTTGCCGTCTGCTAATGTGGAATTAATTATGAAAGATTTAGCAACTTTAGATTTAATTTCGGAAGAGTGAAGTGGTGATACAATTTTTGTTAAAGGTAGTGCTTTAACTGGTGCAGGAATTGATGAATTATTAGATGTAATTTTATTATTAGCGGAAATGCAAGGTTTACAAGCTAATCCAAATTGTTTTGCTAGTGGGACAGTTATTGAGGCGCATTTAGATCGTAATGTTGGTCCCGTTTGTACATTGTTAGTTCAAAATGGCACTTTAAAAATTAAAGATGCTTTGGTAGCAGGAGTTTCTTTTGGTCGGGTTCGTGATATGAAAAATGATCGTAATGTTGCTATTAAGGAAGCAAAACCTTCAACGCCAATTGAAATTCATGGTTTAGATTTTGTTTCTAAGGCGGGTGAACCATTTATGGTGTTTGGTGATGATAAGTTAGCTCGTGAAGTAGCGTTATCAAGAAAAACACAAGATGAAATTAATGAGCGAAGAAAAACTAAAACTTTAAATTTAGAAAATTTATCTGATGAAATTGCAGCTGGTAATTTGAAACATATTGATATTATTTTAAAAACTGATACTCAGGGAAGTTTAGAAGCTTTAAAACAGTCATTAAGTAAAATTAAAATTGATGATATTAGTATTAGAATTATTCGTTCTTCAGTTGGAACAATTAGTGAATCAGATATTACCTTAGCTGTTGCTTCAAAAGCTTTAGTTTATGGTTTTAATGTGCGACCTAATTCTGTTGTGCGAAAATTGGCATTAGATGAAGGCATTGAGATTCATCTTCATAATGTTATTTATAAAGTAATTGAAGAATTGCAACAAGCAGCCAGAGGTTTATTAGATCCAAAGTTTGAAGAGATTGTTTTAGGACAAGCTGCTGTGCGCCAATTATTTCATTATTCTAAGGTTGGTGTCATTGCGGGATGTATGGTTATTGAAGGTGTTATTAGTCGTCAAAGTAAAGTAAAGGTTTTACGAGATGGTATTGTTATTTATGATGGTGATTTATCATCTTTAAAACATCAAAAAGAAGATATTAAAGAATCACGACAAGGAACTGAATGTGGGTTAACTATTAAAAACTTTAATGATATAAAAGAAAATGATGTTATTGAATCTTATTTATTGAAGGAAATTAAGTAATGGTAAATGTTAAGTTTCAACGATTACAAACTACAATTCAACGTTTGCTAACAAATATTTTGCAAAAAGAAGTTAAAGATGAGAATGAAGTTTTGCAAAAATTAATAATTAAGGGAGTAAAATTAAATAATGATCGCACAATTGCTAAAGTATATTATGATTCTTTGGTTTTCCAAGAACAAAAGCAGATTATTGAATTAGCGATAAAACAAAATTTGTGATTAATCCGAAAAAAATTAGGTCAACAGTTAACGATTTATAAAGTTCCGCAATTAATTTTTGTTTATGATCAATCATTAAGTGAAAGTAGAAAAATTGAAGATATTTTAAATAAAATTAAAAAAGATTCTTCTAACTTTTAAACGGTAATTTTTTAAGAATTATTGTAATTATGCTTTTTTTGTTATTATTACCTTGTTATTTATTATGATAATTAAGGTTATGAATGGGGTATTTAATCATTGTGATGAAAAAAATGTTTTCTTGATTAGGAGCAAATTTGCTTTCATTCATTACTATTATTAATCTTGTTGCTTGTCAGAAAAGTGAAATTATTTTATTTGGTGGTTCTAGTTCAGTGATGACTTTAATGCATATCTTATTATATGGTGACCAGTTAAATGCTCCGAAATTTCAAGGTTTTAATCATAAATATAATCGTAAGGTGGCATATAATGGTACGGGTTCATCAGCTGGTGAAAATGGTGTTAAAAATCAAACACTAGTGATGGGGTTTACTTCAAGAGATGTTAAGTCAGAGTATATTGATAATAGTAATTATCGTGTTTTTAATTTTGCAATTGATGGGATGGTAATTATTGCTAAAGCTCCTACTAATTGCAATGTTACAAATATTTCTCAGGATAAAGTAAGTGTTTTACGAGATATATATACTGGTAAAAGTAAAACTTGAACAGATTTGTTAGGAAATGGGTGTGCTAATAAAGAAACGATTATTGGTGTTAATCGTGAATCAGGAAGTGGAACCAGAGATGTTTGGCGAGGATTTTTAGAAATGGGTAGTAGTGATTTTTCTAGTGGTTTAAGAATTGCTAATTCAACATCAGTAATGATTAATCAAGTAAGAGATACTAATAATGCTATTGGTTATGTTTCATTTTCAAATGTTGATTCGGTTCTTGCTAATAATTTGGTCCCTTTTACGATTAATGGTGTTAAAGCTAGTATTGAATCGTTAACTAATAAATCATATATTTTGTATCGTTTATTTGCATGTTTATTTTGATATGAAAGTAAACAAAGAGAGTTGATTCGTCAGTTTATTTATTTTATGAATGATGATCATAGTGGTAAATTAGCATTTGAAAAAACAGGTTTAATATTTGATTTTGAATGAAAAAGTGAAGAACCTGAATGGTTGATTAAGCAAACTAATTAAGTGATGGAGAAATTATGGTTCAGTTTCATAATAAGATTTTTAAACATAAATATTAGAGGGCATAAATTATTCGGTGGGTGATGTTTTATTTAAATAAATATTTATCTATTAAAATAAAATTAACTAAGAAAAAGACAAATTTATCTTTTTTAACCATTTTTATCATAACACAAAATTGCAAAATTGCAAACGAAAAATAATAATCCGGTCGCGTTTAGTTTTCTTAGGTATTTTTAAAAAAAGAAAAAATAATCATTTACTATAAATTATTTCAATATGCAAATTAAGTATATATTTCTTATGTATGATTTTTTTTGTAAAAAATTATTTTAATGTTGTTTTTATA from Spiroplasma endosymbiont of Lonchoptera lutea harbors:
- a CDS encoding YlxR family protein — protein: MAKQKLVYRQCIVTKVVVLRSELIRVVKTKQEQVLVDLNYCLAGKGAYVKREVAIIEKMQKKQLLEKIFKTQIVDNIYLLLLKVVKEQEHSN
- the rbfA gene encoding 30S ribosome-binding factor RbfA, whose translation is MVNVKFQRLQTTIQRLLTNILQKEVKDENEVLQKLIIKGVKLNNDRTIAKVYYDSLVFQEQKQIIELAIKQNLWLIRKKLGQQLTIYKVPQLIFVYDQSLSESRKIEDILNKIKKDSSNF
- a CDS encoding substrate-binding domain-containing protein → MKKMFSWLGANLLSFITIINLVACQKSEIILFGGSSSVMTLMHILLYGDQLNAPKFQGFNHKYNRKVAYNGTGSSAGENGVKNQTLVMGFTSRDVKSEYIDNSNYRVFNFAIDGMVIIAKAPTNCNVTNISQDKVSVLRDIYTGKSKTWTDLLGNGCANKETIIGVNRESGSGTRDVWRGFLEMGSSDFSSGLRIANSTSVMINQVRDTNNAIGYVSFSNVDSVLANNLVPFTINGVKASIESLTNKSYILYRLFACLFWYESKQRELIRQFIYFMNDDHSGKLAFEKTGLIFDFEWKSEEPEWLIKQTN
- the infB gene encoding translation initiation factor IF-2 encodes the protein MKKSNQRKKQTTVIKNQLKTGSDSHLDNGIFIFSEPLSIIEFSKKTNIPVVKIIKYFFNKGQMLTQNHFLNEELIGELCLEFSLDFKKETVITHQNLLENLDIIDDINDLKERPPVVTIMGHVDHGKTTLLDNIRKSKITEKEFGGITQHIGAYQIKTKDSKIITFLDTPGHEAFTQMRARGAKVTDIVVLVVASNDGVMPQTKEAIDHAKAANVPIIVFVNKMDLPSANVELIMKDLATLDLISEEWSGDTIFVKGSALTGAGIDELLDVILLLAEMQGLQANPNCFASGTVIEAHLDRNVGPVCTLLVQNGTLKIKDALVAGVSFGRVRDMKNDRNVAIKEAKPSTPIEIHGLDFVSKAGEPFMVFGDDKLAREVALSRKTQDEINERRKTKTLNLENLSDEIAAGNLKHIDIILKTDTQGSLEALKQSLSKIKIDDISIRIIRSSVGTISESDITLAVASKALVYGFNVRPNSVVRKLALDEGIEIHLHNVIYKVIEELQQAARGLLDPKFEEIVLGQAAVRQLFHYSKVGVIAGCMVIEGVISRQSKVKVLRDGIVIYDGDLSSLKHQKEDIKESRQGTECGLTIKNFNDIKENDVIESYLLKEIK